One window of Nicotiana tomentosiformis chromosome 11, ASM39032v3, whole genome shotgun sequence genomic DNA carries:
- the LOC138901586 gene encoding uncharacterized protein gives MGILESNGVDFTTFQLEGEARRWWHAYLLSRPACSRPLSWDQFTHLFLEKYIPPFGREELRGQFERLCQGHMSVTDFEARFTNLSHHAAIILPIDTERVRRFIAVWRSTSSIEVSVSDLARIEALCYVLQMRVLEGRVIAYASRQLKPHEKNYPVHDFELAAIVHALKIWRHYLYGVSCEVYTDHRSLQHLFKQRDLNLRQRMWLKLLKDYDITILHQPGKANVIADALSRKAESMGSFTFILAKERPLALDIQSLANILVRWDILKPSRVLVCVVDQF, from the exons ATGGGGATATTGGAGTCCAACGGGGTAGACTTCACCACCTTTCAGCTTGAGGGCGAGGCCCGCAGATGGTGGCATGCTTACCTTCTTAGCAGGCCAGCATGTTCACGTCCCTTGAGTTGGGATCAGTTTACACATCTGTTCTTAGAGAAGTACATACCACCTTTTGGGAGAGAGGAGCTTCGGGGTCAGTTTGAGCGACTCTGTCAAGGTCATATGTCTGTGACTGACTTTGAGGCGAGATTTACTAACTTGTCTCACCATGCAGCTATTATACTCCCCATAGACACAGAGAGGGTGCGGAGGTTTATTGCAG tatggaggagcacgagcagcattgaGGTTAGTGTGTCAGACCTTGCGAGAATAGAAGCTTTATGCTATGTTCTCCAAATGCGAGTTCTG gaggggagagttattgcatatgcttcacgtcagctgaaaccccacgagaagaattatcccgtACATGATTTtgagttggccgcgatagttcatgctcttaaaatctggaggcattatctctatggggtgtcttgtgaggtttacaccgatcatcgcagcttgcagcatttgtttaagcagagggaccttaatttgaggcagcgcatgtGGCTtaagttactaaaggactatgatattaccatccttcaCCAACCCGGCAAGGCGAATGTgattgcggatgccttgagcagaaaggccgagagtatgggtagtttcaCATTCATTTTGGcaaaggagaggccattggctttggacattcagtctttAGCTAACATACTTGTGAGGTGGGATATTTTaaagcccagtcgagttcttgtaTGTGTTGTGGATCAGTTTTAA